GATCACAAAGCGATGGTTTCGAATTGACAGAATCAATAATTGAAAGCTGCCGGGTGTAAGCTTCCGTCAGCTTTTTTGGTCGATAGAGGATGTAGGAAATTTGCAGCGACTCAGCTTGCCGGAAAGAGGGACGCAGCAACTGCGCTTTTATGTCTGTCCCATGTAACAATGTCTCTACAAGAGCTTGGGTGGATTTTGCTGCTTGACCAAACCGCATGGGATTTTAGCGGATGTATTCCCGATGAAAGTCTGCCAGGCAAGCTGCTGCACGCTTTTACCGGTTATATGGCTGCCCCCACTATTCTCCAATTGGTTAGGTATGTGCTATACATTGCAATGATGTTGCATTTGTTGTGGAAAGGAACCCGTACTCTTGCCAGTTAAATCAAAGAGGCAAACCGCCTAAAGAAGGTTTCACAAATTTTGCCTTTATCCTGCAAGGGTTACTTTTTTATCCGTATTTTCAACTCTTATGATTTTCTAAGGTTTGACTCATAAGAATTCAGTCAATTTCTTTACTCTTAGTGAAGAAACATAGCGCTGATAGGGGAAGATCGGGGATGAGGGATTTCATAACTTCTTTATAAGTCGTATATAAGTTTTTTATTAACGATCCAACTTACTTCATTGGTTCTTCATAATTTTTTATTAGAATGTGATTGTGGGGACAGATTTTCACTAATTTCGATTTGAAGGAGGAACTACGATGTCATTGTTTAAACGTTTGCGGGATCTGACATTGTCTAATGTGTATGCCTTGATTGAAAAAGCGGAAGATCCGGTGAAAATGACCGATCAGTATCTGCGTGACATGCAGGATGATTTGGAAGAAGCGGAAAAAGCGGTGGCTGCGCAAATCGCTTTGGAAAAGAAATTTAAGCAGTTGTTTGAAGAGCAGGAAGCATTGGTCAAGAAACGCGATGAGCAGGCGCATCTGGCGGCACAGGCGAAAAATGTCGATCTTGCCCGGCGCGCCTTGGAAGAGAAAAAAACTGCCGAACGGAAAATGAACGAATACAAGCTGAGCTATGAACAAAACAGAATGGCGGCCGACAATCTGCGCGGGAAGCTGGAAGATATGCGCAAGCAGATTACGGAGCTGAAAAACAAACGGGAAACGCTGGTGGCGCGGGCCAATGCGGCCAAAGCGCAAAAAGACATCAACAAAGCAATGGCGGGACTTGGCTCGGACACCGCAATGGCGGGCCTGAAGCGGATGGAGGAAAAGGTCCTCCAGATGGAAGCGGAAGCGGAGGCCAGCGGTGAAATCTATAAGACAGAAAAATCGCTCGACGAAGAATTCACCAAGCTGAGCAAAGACAAGCAAGTTGAGGACGAGTTGGCCGAGTTGATGAAGAAATACGAATAAGGGGCAAACCGCTTGCGGCGGTTCTCCTTTTCTACTGGGTTGAATGAAGGCGGGGGAGGAATCTTGCTTGACTTGGATTAATGTGCAGGCCATGTTTGTTTGGACAGCCGCCGGAGCTCTGCTGTTGTTCATTCTGATGTCGATCGATTCCCTGTTCACAAAGTACAAAGATATTGCGGAGATTCGCAACGGGAATGTGGCTGTAACGACCCGGTTCGTGATGAAGCTGTTTGCGCAAGGGTATATTCTGTCACATTCGATTGCCAAATCGAATGACTTGTGGCAAGCGCTGCTGGCTTCGGCGGTCTCATTTGTGATTTTATTTATTGTTGAAATGGCCGTTCGTTTTGCGCTGAAAAAGGGTGTGTCGCTGGATCTTGACCAGGGTACGCAGAAAGGAAAAGTGGCCTATGCGCTTTTCGCAGGATCGTTGCATGTTGCGGGTGCCTCCATTCTGGCGGCCACCTTGTAAGTCAAAGGAAGGGAGAACGGATTGTGAGTCTGTTCAATCGCATCAAAAATATCCTGAAACAACCGGAACCGCCAAAGTCTGAGAAAAACATCCTGACGGTGGGACCTGGCGATGTGATCGAAGTTTCCCTGATAACTTACCAGATCACCGGCCGTACCCGGAATACGCATCGCAATTCGGTTTTTCTGACTTTACAGGACGGGAATAGCATTCGGTATTTGAGTATAGAAGAGCGGGAACGAACATCTTTTGCTTTGTACAGCCCGATTGACGGCCGTTTGGACTCCTTCAACGAAGTGCCCACAACGATTGAGATGGAGGGTACCGCTTACCACCTGGAGGAACAGTATTCCGGGAATGTAACGGTGGTGGGGAGGACCCCTTTTTCAAATGGGGGAGAGCAGTACGTTTGGCAGTTTCAGTCGGATGATCGCAAGCTGCTGCGTATCGAGTGGCAAGATGGTCGGTCCATGTTATACGAAGGAGAGTCGGTGCTTCCTGCAGACGTGCAGGTCCTACGTGGAAGCTAGGGGGTGTCATCATGCAGCGGCTGTCTAAATATCTGAAGTTATTGGTTGCCTTCGCCCTATCGGTCTCCCTTCTTAGCGGATGCGGAAGCCAACCGGTCAGCGCCTCATATCCATTGGAATCGGTCACGCAAAATGGGGCGGAAGCTTCCCGGGTTTACCGCGCCGAGAACAAGACGGTCCCGCAAGTGGCGCAGGAACTTGCAGAACAACGGAAGCCGCAGGAGATTTCCAAAGAAGATCCTGATCGGATGTTTCTTGTGTACCCGGATGAGTGGTACCATCTGCAGAAAGACCCCCAGAAACCAAGCGATACGCTGATTGAGGTCGACAGCAAGGAATTCGTCCGCCAGAATTACGCCCCATCCTTCCTGGAGGGGTACATTGTTGGAAGCGTTCTAAGTAATCTGTTTGATTCCTGGAATCGGTATCCGGGGACGTACCGTGGATACACAAGTAAAGACATTTACAAGCCAAACGTTGACTATCGCTCGCCTACAACACAGGAGAAAAAAGCAATTCCTCCGATCACGGTCGAACGAGGTGGATCAATCATCAAGCGTAGCGACAAGCTGAGCGGATCCGGAATATCAATTGGAGCAGACGGGAATGTTTTGAAAAAATCCCCGAGTACAACTGTTCCGCGCAACAACTCACCCCCGAAAACCAGGGTAGGGGGATTTGGGAAAATCACAAAAAGAAGATAGGGGACAACTTGAAGCAACCGACCTCTCCGTGTTTATCGGAGAGGTCCAGCCTGTAGACAAAGTTCCGCAAGGAACAAGGTCTACAGGTTTCTTGACCCATACTTGGAGTGCAACCACGGTAAAGCTCGTTTGTGCGAGGCGTGCCCGGATCCGGTTGAGTCCATATTTGCGCTTTTCCTCGCCAAACTTGCCTTCTATGGCATTTCTCTTCGTTGCATCTTGATAGGCAATCCGTTTCAGTTCCTTTGCCTCTTCGTTTCTTGACGGACGCCCCCGTTTAGGGCCTCTGAGCCGGATCTTGCGCCTTTTCCTCAACTTTTCAACTTATAGCCACAATTTGGACAAAAGGTAGCATCTTTCGGTACAGATGCATTGCAGTTGGGGCAGGTTGCCGGTTGCGGTTGAAGATTTGAACCGCAGTTGTAACAAAACTTATGAGTCGAACCATTTTCTTCCCCGCAATTTGGACAGATAATGGTCGAACCCGTTTTCGGGATGGAAGCAGGTGGTTGGGGCGGCGCATAATCGGGTTCTCGATAATGATCATTATCGTGTCCGTAATTATGACCTCCATGACCAACTAAATGACGGGAAAAATCTGATATTGCTAGCACCTCTTCTCTCACATTATGATAAGTGTTTTTAATACAATTTAGTATCTCCTTGTGTTTGATTCGTTTAACATATCTTTCTTGGGATCTTTTGAATTCGGCATGTTCAATCAGTTTGTTGTGAGCGGTCCATTCCATGCCGCCATTCCGCCTTTCAGATTGGAGACATTCTGACCCCCTCGTTGCACCAGCATCTGACTGGCCACATCGCCCATCGGTCCTGTGTGGCAAACAAAGACGACTGGCTTGTTCGAGGAAACTTCGTTTATGCGTTTCTCGAAATCTTGAAACGGTATATTGATAGCACCTGGAATATGACCCTTTGCATACAGGAATGGCTCACGAAGGTCGATGATTTGCATGTCCTTCTTTTGATTCACTAAGGGAACCAACTCAGCAGAGGTCACCATCGCATATCCTTCCCCGGAAACAGACTTCGCTTCCTGTGAACTCGACCATTGATTCCACCCGACGATTGCCCCTCCACCAAGAACCACAACCAATCCAAGAATCACTGCACTGCGTTTCACGGTCTTCCACTCCTTCCATCTATTATGGGCGAGGCTTTATCCCCTGAATACCCCATTTGCATAGGCAAGATAACCAATCGAAAATAATGTCATAATCGTTGACAGTATGAGCGTTACCAAGCCGGACTTCCGTTTCCACGATTTTGATTTCCACGCCATCATATACGCCAGAAGAAGAGATCCGATCGAAAGCCCCAAAAACCAATATTGATATTGAAAGAAAAATGCTGTCGTAGCAAATGCTATACCACTCAGACCGAGCGGCAAAATCAATAGGGGGGCAAGTCATGCCAGACAAGAAAACCATGACAAAACAAGCGCCATCTTGGAGACAAATTGATTTTTCGGTTTCAAGAATCTCACCGCCTCACATTTCGATTTGGACTATTTAGTAACGGAATGCTTTAGTTTCAGTATAATAAACAAATATGAAGATTCTATGATCAAAAATGATTTCTTAACACTATCACCTTGGTCAAACATAGGAATTCTGTACAACGTACCCAATTACAGAAAGGAATGTGAGAACATAACCCCCGAAATGACCATGGTTTCCACTGAAAAGTATCAGGCCTGAATTGAGGCATGTAGAGCGTGCCTCACCGAATGTGAAAAATGCGCTACGTCCTGTTGCCGAATGCTTCCCACTTTAGCGCCTGTGTTGAACTCTGCCGGGATTGCGCTGACATCTGCCAGTTGTCGACCCAGTTCATGTCAAGACACAGTCGCTTTGCGAAACAGGTCTGCCAACTTTGCGCAACCATCTGCGA
The sequence above is a segment of the Effusibacillus dendaii genome. Coding sequences within it:
- a CDS encoding PspA/IM30 family protein, with the translated sequence MSLFKRLRDLTLSNVYALIEKAEDPVKMTDQYLRDMQDDLEEAEKAVAAQIALEKKFKQLFEEQEALVKKRDEQAHLAAQAKNVDLARRALEEKKTAERKMNEYKLSYEQNRMAADNLRGKLEDMRKQITELKNKRETLVARANAAKAQKDINKAMAGLGSDTAMAGLKRMEEKVLQMEAEAEASGEIYKTEKSLDEEFTKLSKDKQVEDELAELMKKYE
- a CDS encoding DUF350 domain-containing protein translates to MTWINVQAMFVWTAAGALLLFILMSIDSLFTKYKDIAEIRNGNVAVTTRFVMKLFAQGYILSHSIAKSNDLWQALLASAVSFVILFIVEMAVRFALKKGVSLDLDQGTQKGKVAYALFAGSLHVAGASILAATL
- a CDS encoding DUF4178 domain-containing protein; the encoded protein is MSLFNRIKNILKQPEPPKSEKNILTVGPGDVIEVSLITYQITGRTRNTHRNSVFLTLQDGNSIRYLSIEERERTSFALYSPIDGRLDSFNEVPTTIEMEGTAYHLEEQYSGNVTVVGRTPFSNGGEQYVWQFQSDDRKLLRIEWQDGRSMLYEGESVLPADVQVLRGS
- a CDS encoding DUF4247 domain-containing protein, encoding MQRLSKYLKLLVAFALSVSLLSGCGSQPVSASYPLESVTQNGAEASRVYRAENKTVPQVAQELAEQRKPQEISKEDPDRMFLVYPDEWYHLQKDPQKPSDTLIEVDSKEFVRQNYAPSFLEGYIVGSVLSNLFDSWNRYPGTYRGYTSKDIYKPNVDYRSPTTQEKKAIPPITVERGGSIIKRSDKLSGSGISIGADGNVLKKSPSTTVPRNNSPPKTRVGGFGKITKRR
- a CDS encoding zinc-ribbon domain-containing protein — translated: MEWTAHNKLIEHAEFKRSQERYVKRIKHKEILNCIKNTYHNVREEVLAISDFSRHLVGHGGHNYGHDNDHYREPDYAPPQPPASIPKTGSTIICPNCGEENGSTHKFCYNCGSNLQPQPATCPNCNASVPKDATFCPNCGYKLKS
- a CDS encoding rhodanese-like domain-containing protein; the encoded protein is MKRSAVILGLVVVLGGGAIVGWNQWSSSQEAKSVSGEGYAMVTSAELVPLVNQKKDMQIIDLREPFLYAKGHIPGAINIPFQDFEKRINEVSSNKPVVFVCHTGPMGDVASQMLVQRGGQNVSNLKGGMAAWNGPLTTN